The Aeromonas encheleia genomic sequence TCGGCTGACCGACGATGTCACCGATGGCGTGGATGTGAGCGACGTTGGTACGCAGCTGCTTGTCCACCTCGATGAAACCGCGCTCGTTGACGGCCACACCGGCTTTCTCGGCGTCCATCAGCTTGCCGTTCGGCACACGACCGACCGCGACCAGCACGTTGTCGTAGCGAACCGGCTCGGCCGGGGCGTGCTTGCCTTCGTAGGAGACGTAGAGACCGTCTGCACGGGCTTCAACTGCGGTGACCTTGGTCTCCAGCATGATGTTGAATTTCTTGGCAACACGCTTGGTGTAGATCTTGACGATGTCTTTGTCGGCAGCCGGCACCAGCTGATCGGCAAATTCCACCACGTCGATCTCGGAACCCAGGGAGGAGTACACGGTACCCATCTCCAGGCCGATGATGCCGCCACCGATGACCAGCAGCTTGCCCGGAACTGTGGTCAGTTCCAGCGCATCGGTTGAATCCCATACACGCGGGTCATCGTGGGGGATGAACGGCAGCTTCACCGGACGGGAACCCGCGGCGATGATGGCGTTGTCGAAGGTGACTGTGGTCTTGCCGTCGTCCCCGGTCACTTCCAGCGTGTTCGGGCCGGTGAACTTGCCGAAGCCGTTCACAACCTGGACCTTACGCATCTTGGCCATGCCGGCCAGACCGCCGGTCAGCTGGTTGATGACCTTCTCTTTCCACAGACGGACCTTGGTGATGTCGGTCTGGGGGGCACCGAACACGATGCCGTGATCGGCCAGCGCCTTGGCTTCTTCGATGACTTTAGCGACGTGCAGCAGTGCCTTGGACGGGATGCAGCCCACGTTCAGGCAGACGCCACCCAGGGTGGAGTAGCGCTCGACGATAACGGTATCCAGACCCAGATCGGCGGCACGGAAAGCAGCGGAATAACCGGCAGGGCCGGCACCCAGTACTACGACCTGAGTTTTGATTTCTTTACTCATCATGACCTCTTTGTCGTTCTATATCCCCGGACAGCACAGTCTTATGCCAAAGAAGGCGGCTGCAGCCGTGAAAAAAACGGGGCAAGTTTATAATTTTGTTAATGAAATGAGAAGTGAAAAGGGCGAGCTCTGTGCTCGCCCTCTCATTTACATTTACAGAACCAGTCGACGAATGTCGGACAGCACACCACTCAGAGTGGTGACGAAGCGAGCACCGTCAGCACCGTCGATGACGCGGTGGTCATAGCTCAGCGCCAGCGGCAGCATCAGACGCGGCACGAACTCCTTGCCATTCCACTTCGGCTTCATCTCGGACTTGGAAACACCGAGGATGGCCACTTCCGGCGCGTTGACGATCGGGGTAAAGCTGGTACCGCCGATGCCACCCAGGCTGGAGATGGTGAAGCAACCGCCCTGCATGTCGGCAGCGGTCAGCTTGCCGGCACGGGCCTTCTTGGAAATTTCGGCCAGGTCGCGGGACAGCTCATAGATGCCCTTCTTGTTGACGTCGCGAACGACCGGTACTACCAGGCCCCCCGGAGTGTCAACCGCCACACCGATGTGGATGTACTTCTTCATGATCAGCTTGCTGCCGTCTTCGGACAGGGCGCTGCAGAAGCGCGGATGCGCTTCCAGGGCCTTGGCGGCGGCTTTCAGGATGAACACCAGCGGGGTGATCTTCACATCCAGCTTCTGCTTCTCGGCCAGCATGTTCTGCTCTTTGCGGAACGCTTCCAGATCTGTGGTATCGGCTTCGTCGAACTGGGTGACATGAGGGATCATGGCCCAGTTGCGGTGCAGGGCAGGACCGGAGATCTTCTGGATCCGGGTCAGTTCCAGCTCTTCGACCGGACCGAACTTGCTGAAGTCCACCTTCGGCCATGGCAGCACGTTCATGCCGTTGCCATTGCCGGTACCGGCAGCAGGAGCGGACTCGGCGCGCTTGACGGCATCCTTCACGTAGGCTTGCACGTCTTCTTTGACGATGCGGCCCTTGCGACCGGAGGCCTTCACCTTGGCCAGGTTGACGCCGAACTCACGGGCCAGACGACGCACGGCCGGAGAGGCGTGGACGTAGGCATCGTTGGCAACGAAGTCGGACGAAGCGGCAGCCGGGGCAGCGGCCTGAGCCACCGGGGCAGCAGGTGCAGCGGCAACGGGTGCAGCAGCCTGGGCAACCGGGGCGGCGGCAGGCGCGGCGCCAGCCACTTCGAATACCATGATCAGGGAACCGGTAGAGACCTTGTCACCGGCCTTCACCTTGATTTCCTTGACGATACCGGCGAACGGCGCAGGTACTTCCATGGAGGCCTTGTCACCTTCGACCGCGATCAGGGACTGGTCGGCTTCGACCTTGTCACCCACGGCGACCATGATCTCGGTCACTTCCACTTCGTCACCGCCGATGTCAGGTACGTTGACCTCTTTGGCAGCGGCGGCAACCGGGGCTGCAGCCACGGGAGCGGCTGCCTGAGCCGGGGCAGCCACGGCGGCAGGTGCGGCACCCGCCACTTCGAATACCATCACCAGGGAACCGGTAGAAACCTTGGCGCCGGCGGCAACCTTGATTTCGACCACGCGGCCCGCGAAGGGTGCCGGCACTTCCATGGAGGCTTTGTCACCTTCCACGGCGATGATGGACTGGTCGGCTTCGACCATGTCGCCCACGGCAACCATGATCTCGGTCACGTCCACTTCGTCGTCACCGATGTCCGGTACGTGCACGTCTTTGCGAGCGGCAGCAACAGGAGCAGCCGGCGCTGCAGCAGCAACCGGGGCGGCGGCAGCCGCACCCTCGGCTTCGAAGATCATGATCTGGGAACCGGTGGCAACCTTGTCGCCCACCTTGATCAGGATCTCTTTGACGATACCCGCGGCCGGAGCCGGGACTTCCATGGAGGCCTTGTCGCCTTCTACCGCGATGATGGACTGGTCGAGCTCGACCTTGTCACCCACGGCAACCATGATTTCGGTCACTTCAACTTCATCGGCACCGATATCCGGCACCATAATCTGCTTGGACATTGTGATTTATCCTCTTACGCGTACGTTTATCGCGTTAACCTTGGCAAGAGCAGGTTCCGGCTCGTTGTTGCCGTCCGAACCCTGTGTTTGTCCTCTTACCCTTATGTCGCATTAACCTGGGCAAGGCCCTGTCCGGCACGCAGGTCCGGACAGGGCGCTCAATCCTCTTACGCGTACAGCGGGTTAACCTTGTCGGCATCGATGCCGTATTTAGCGATGGCGTCGGCCACAACCTGCTTGTCGATCTCACCGCGCTTGGCCAGTTCGGTCAGGGCAGCAACGACGACATAGAACTCGTTCACTTCGAAGTGACGACGCAGGTTGGCACGGCTGTCGGAACGGCCATAACCATCGGTACCCAGTACACGGTAGTTCTCGGTCGGCACGAAGGCACGTACCTGCTCGGCGAAGGACTTCATGTAGTCGGTCGCGGCGATGGTGGCATCGCTACCCAGCACTGAGGTGATGTAGGGTACGCGGGCGGTCGCGGTCGGGTGCAGCATGTTCCAGCGATCAGCGTCCTGACCATCACGAGCCAGCTCGTTGAAGGAGGTCACGCTGAACACGTCGGAACCCACGCCGTACTCGCTGGCCAGGATCTGGGCTGCGGTACGGACGTGACCCAGGATGGAGCCACAACCCAGCAGCTGTACCTTGGCCTTGTTACCGGCCACGGATTCCAGCTTGTAGATACCCTTGCGGATGCCTTCCTCGGCGCCTTCCGGCATGGCCGGCATGGCATAGTTCTCGTTCAGGGTGGTGATGTAGTAGAAGACGTTCTCCGGCTTCTCACCGTACATGCGGCGCAGGCCGTCCTGTACGATCACCGCCACTTCATAGGCGTAGGACGGATCGTAGGAGATGCAGTTCGGGATGGTGCCGGCCAGGATGTGGCTGTGACCATCTTCGTGCTGCAGGCCTTCACCGTTCAAGGTGGTACGACCGGAGGTCGCGCCCAGCAGGAAGCCACGGGCTTGCTGGTCACCGGCTGCCCACGCCATGTCGCCGATCCGCTGGAAGCCGAACATGGAGTAGTAGATGTAGAACGGGATCATCGGGCAATCGTTGGTGCTGTAAGAGGTCGCAGCAGCCAGCCAGGAGGACATGGCGCCCAGCTCGTTGATACCGTCTTGCAGAACCTGACCCTGCTTGTCTTCCTTGTAGTAGGAGACGATGTCGCGGTCTTGCGGGGTGTATTGCTGACCGTGCGGGCTGTAGATGCCGATCTGGCGGAACAGACCTTCCATCCCGAAGGTACGGGCTTCGTCGGCCAGGATCGGGACGATGCGCTTGCCGATGGACTTGTCTTTCAGCAGCACGTTCAGGGAACGCACGAACGCCATGGTGGTGGAGATCTCGCGAGCCTGCTCGCCCAGCAGCGGGCCGAAGGCATCCAGCGCCGGGATTTCCAGCTTGGTGGTGCTCTCGCGCAGACGGGTCGGTACATAGCCCTTCAGCGCGGCACGGCGAGCGTGCAGGTACTTGTGCTCTTCGGTACCCTCTTCGATCTTCAGGTACGGCAACTCTTCCAGCTGCTCGTCGGTGACCGGCAGGCTGAAACGATCTCGCAGGTGACGCACTGAGCCCAGATCCATCTTCTTGACCTGGTGAGCGATGTTCTTGCCTTCGGCCGCTTCGCCCATGCCATAACCCTTGATGGTCTTGGCCAGGATGACGGTCGGCTTGCCCTTGGTCGCTGCGGCCTTGGAGAAGGCGGCGAACAATTTACGGGGATCGTGACCACCGCGGTTCAGGGCGAAGATCTCCTCGTCGGTCATGTCTTTGACCAGCGCGGCGGTTTCCGGGTAACGGTTGAAGAAGTGCTCACGGACGTAAGCGCCGTCACGGGACTTCATGGTCTGATAGTCGCCGTCCACGGTTTCGTTCATCAGCTGGATCAGCTTGCCGGAAGTGTCTTTCTTCAGCAGCTCATCCCACTTGCGACCCCAGATAACCTTGGTGACATCCCAGCCGGCGCCTGCGAACAGACCTTCCAGCTCGTTGATGACCTTGCCGTTACCCACGACCGGACCGTCCAGACGCTGCAGGTTGCAGTTGACCACGAAGACCAGGTTGTCGAGCTTTTCACGCACGGCAACGGTCAGGGCACCCTTGGCTTCCGGCTCGTCCATCTCGCCGTCACCCAGGAAGGCGTAAACGGTCTGCTCGGAGCAATCCTTGATACCACGGTCGGTCAGGTACTTCAGGAAGCGAGCCTGATAGATGGCGGCGATGGGGCCCAGACCCATGGAGACGGTCGGGAACTGCCAGAATTCCGGCATCAGTTTCGGGTGCGGATAGGAAGGGATGCCCTTGCCGTCCACTTCCTGACGGAAGTTGTCCAGCTGATCTTCAGTCAGACGACCTTCAGCGAAGGCACGGGCGTAGATGCCCGGGGAGATGTGACCCTGGAAGTAGACCAGGTCGCCACCGTCCTTCTCGCTGCGAGCGCGGAAGAAGTGGTTGTAGCAGACTTCGTAGATGGTCGCAGAAGAGGCGAAGGAAGACATGTGACCGCCGAGGTCCAGGTCTTTCTTGGAGGCGCGCAGCACTATCATCATGGCATTCCAGCGGATGATGGCGCGGATGCGACGTTCCATCTCCAGGTCGCCCGGGTAAGCCGGTTCGTCGCTGGCAGGGATGGTATTGATGTAGTCGCGATTCGCCTTTTCAGCCACATCAACACCGCTGATGCGGGCTTTCTCGGCCAGTTGTTCAAGGATGAACTGAGCGCGTTGGGGACCCTCTTCACGCAGCAGGGATTCCAGAGAGGCAAGCCACTCCAGCGTTTCTATCGGGTCCACATCGTTCTTCAGGATATCAGACATGGCTGGTTCCTATTGTTATTTGCACGGCGGTTAAGATGCGCAAGAATTCGACAATAAAGCCTTGTGGGATTAGTTTTCCTGCTGACGGATCCGACGCATGGATCGCTGGATCCGGCTGTCTTCCCTCTGCATATCCAACAAGGTGTCCTCGATAAAGGCCAGGTGCTCATGACAAGCAGCCCTGGCCCGCTCCGGAGCCCCCGACAGGATAGCCTCGATCAGGCTCGCACGATGGCGACGGATCTTGGCTACCACTCCCGGACGGCGATTCAAAATTTCATTATTTCGTAAAATATTCTGTTCGAGCATGGGGCCCATGGCCCGCAACAGGTGCAGCAGCACCACGTTGTGAGACGCCTCGGCGACCGCCAGATAAAACTGGGTGACGGCGGCGGATTCGACCACCAGCGACCCCTGCTGACCCGCCTCTTCGATGGCGGACTGCGCCTGGCGGATCCGTTCGAAATCGGCCTCGGTCCCCCGCAGCGCGGCATAGTAGGCACAGATGCCTTCCAGCGCGTGACGAAACTCCAGCAGATCGTACTGGGCTTCAGGGTGGGTGCTGAGCAGTTCGAACAGGGGATCGGCGATCCCCTTGCTCAGGGCATTCTGCACATAGGTGCCGCCGCCCTGACGACGATACAAGAGTCCTCTCGCTTCCAGGCGCTGGATGGCTTCGCGCAGGGAGGGGCGCGATACCTGAAACTGGATGGCGAGTTCGCGCTCCGGTGGCAGCTTCTGCCCCGGCTGCAAGCTGCCTTCCAGAATCATGCTTTCCAGCTCGGCGACGATGGCGTCGGCCAGCTTGGGCTGAGTAATCTTGATATAGGGCATGGGGCTACTTTGTTAAATTGGTATTACCAATTCTATGATTGGGGCGAAAATTAGCAGAGGGCATAGGAAAAGTCCACCCAAAATATGATCTGCATCAAGATTGAAGGTTGCCACTTTAGGGGTAAAAGACGGGAATTATGATGTGGCTCAAAGAAAATGGTCTGACCAATATTTATGAGCTGCCTCACAGATAACATTTGGCCAACAGCCTGAAAGAATGGCTCGCCATAGAGACAAGCCATTGATTTTAAAAATACAAACTAAAGTTTAGCTTTGTCACTTGAAGTTGAGCAGATGGCGATAGTGAGCCCATTCGAAACTATCGCCCGGATCCGCCTTGCGGCCGGGCGCGATATCGCAATGACCGACAATCCGCTCCGGGGTGATGGCAGTATATTGGCCTGATATGGCTCGGGTGAGCCCCGCCAGCGTCAGGTACTGCGCCTCCTCGTAGGGAAGCTCATCTGTCCCCTCCAGCTCGATGCCGATGGAGAAATCGTTGCACGCCTCCCTGCCCTCCCAGCTCGACACCCCGGCATGCCAGGCGCGGGCACCGAATGGCACATATTGCACCAGCTCACCATCGCGCCGGATCAGGCAATGGGCCGAGACTCGCAGCTGATGGATCTCGGCGAAATAGGGGTGCGCGGCAGGATCCAGCCGCCCCAGGAAGAGGTCATCTATCCAGGGGCCGCCGAACTGCCCGGGTGGCAGGCTGATGCCGTGCACCACCAGCAGGGAGATGTCGTCCGGGCTGGCCCGCTCGTTGTGGTGGGGGGACGGCACCCGACGGGCCTGCTCACACCACCCCTCGGCGTCGATGGAAAAAACTGCTATGGGCTGCGTCATCATCTACTCGATCCACAATGGAAATGTGCCCGCTAGCGGGCGGCCGCTCCCATCATAAACTGGGAACAAGCATCTGAATTCATGGGTGAAACTGTGTTAGGCTGAACCATCATTCGCAAGGCACTGGACCCCATATGCACCCGATGGCACGCCGTCTCTGGCTGCTGGCCTGGCTCTCCCTGCTGGGGCTACTGACCCTCTACTTCTACTCAGGTGCTCAGCCGACCGTGACCGCCAGCGGCGATCTGCTGCTCAAGGCCGATGCCAGCGGCCACTATCGTCTGGAGGGTGCCATCAACGGTCAACCGGTGCAACTGCTGCTGGACACGGGAGCCACCCGGGTGACGGTACCGAGCCAGGTGGCCAACCGCCTCGGCCTGATCGCCACCGGCCGCAGCCGGGTCAACACGGCGGCCGGCGAGATCCAGGTCCATACCAGCCAGATCGAAAGCCTGGCGATGGGCCCACTGACCTTGTACGATTTGTCCGTGTTTATCAATCCGGCGGCCGACGGGGAAGAGATCCTGGTGGGCATGAATGCCCTCGGCCGGCTGGAATTGCGCCAGAAAGACAGGCAGTTGCTTCTCAGACCCTTGCAGGAATAAGGCATGTTACAACAGGACATCAGCCGCGCCGTACGCGCCGCACTACTCGAAGACTTAGGTCAAGCCCTCACCACGCTGGATCAACCGGATGCCAGCGCCGACATCACGGCCCAGCTGATCCCGGCCGATCGCATCTCGACCGCCCGTGTCATCACCCGTGAAGCCGGCGTGTTCTGCGGCCAGCCCTGGGTCGATGAGGTGTTCGCCCAGCTGGGAGGCGAGGTCAAGGTGGAATGGAAGGTCCAGGATGGTGAACAGCTCTCACCGGATCAGGAGTTGTTCCGCCTCCACGGCCCTGCCCGCATCCTGCTGACCGGCGAGCGCAACGCCTTGAACTTCGTGCAGACCCTCTCCGGCGTCGCGACCCTCACCGCCCGTTATGTCGCCGAGCTGGCAGGCACCGAATGCCGCCTGCTCGACACCCGCAAGACGCTGCCCGGCCTGCGCAACGCCCAGAAATATGCCGTCACCTGTGGCGGTGGCAAGAACCACAGGATCGGTCTGTTCGACGCCTACCTCATCAAGGAGAACCACATCCTCGCCTGCGGCGGTATCAAAGAGGCCATCGCCGAGGCCCGCCGCCTCAACCCGGGCAAGCCGGTGGAAGTGGAAGTGGAGTCGCTGGCCGAGCTGGAGCTGGCCCTCAGCGCCGCCACCGACATCGTGATGCTGGATAATTTCGATGTGACCATGATGCGCGAGGCGGTCACCCTCAATCAGGGCCGCGCCAAGCTGGAGGTGTCTGGCAATGTCACCCTGGAGACGCTCGCCGACTATGCCGCCACCGGCGTCGACTTCATCTCGGTGGGTGCACTGACCAAGCATGTGCGGGCGCTGGATCTCTCGATGCGCTTTGTCTGAATGCGGACGGGAGAGAAACCCTTCGTTTCGCCCTGCCAGATATTACAGGTCTCGAAACTTGCAAAAGGCGCCACAGGCGCCTTTTCTTTATGCAGGATCCCACGGCATAAGGAGTGTGAAGATGGGCCCTCCCCTGCGATAAAAAGAGTCGTTAGAGGCCATTTAATCTTTGATTTTTCTATGATTTTCACTAAATGACAGAAAAGTGGTTAACAAGAGGGTTACCTCTGTTGCCAACCCGAAGCGCTCGGATAAGATACTGACGTGTGGATAGACTTCCACCAGGACTTATCAGGAACCATGGACAAAAGGATATTTGACATGAAAAGACAATCAGGGTTTACGCTAATCGAATTGATGATAGTGGTTGCGATCGTCGCCATTCTGGCCGCCATCGCCCTGCCGGCCTATCAGACCTATACCAAACGCGCCAAATTTTCGGAGGTTATCGCGGCCGTCGGCCCCGTGAAAACAGCAGTTGAAGTTTGTGTGCAAGGAGCGGCCGACGATGCAGCTGCTCAAGCCTGCGGTACAAATGCAAATAATGTTGCATCTGATCTCGGGGCTTATAAAAATGTCGCTAGTGTCGGAGTTGACGACGACGGAGTAATCACAGCAACAGGAACTACCGATGTAGATGGTGAAACATTCATTCTCACCGCATCTCCTGCTGTTTCAACAGTTAGCGCTGGAGCTCAAATTATTTGGGACAAATCTGGCTCTTGTGTCGCAGCAAGCCTCTGCTAACGCATGACCTCTAGCCCCAATAGCGGCCTGGCCACAAGCCTGGCCGCCTCTTCCCTCCTCAGTGAGCCTGACTCACTACGCTTCTTGAGCCAGGCCAGGGCGCAGCGCAAGCCTTTTGTCACCTTCCTGATCGAGAACGATATCCTCGACAGCAAGGCATTGGCGGACTTCTGTGAGCTGGAGTATGGGGTACCTCTGCTGGATCTTGCCGCCTTCGATCTGGCCGAGATCCCGCAGAAATACCTCAATCAGAAGCTGATTGAGAAACACCATGTGCTGCCCATCTACACCCAGGGGCACACCCTCTATATCGCCATGTCGGATCCGACCAATGTGTCGGCACTGGAGGATTTCGGCTTCAGCTTCGGCCTGCACACGGAAGCCTTGCTGGTCGAGGAGAGCAAACTGACCACCGCCATCGGCAAGCTGATGGAGAACGAGCAGGATGCGCTCGGCATGGACCATATCGACGAGTCTGAGATCTCGGAACTCGAAGTCTCTGACGAAGGCTCTCGGCTCGATGAGGGCGTCAATACGGCGGATGATGATGCCCCCATAGTGAAGTACATCAACAAGATAATGATGGACGCCATCAAGCGCGGCGCCTCGGATCTGCATTTCGAACCCTATGAGACCAAGTACCGGATCCGCTTTCGGATCGACGGCATTCTGCATGAAATCGCCACCCCACCGGTCAACCTGGCCAACCGCTTCTCCGCCCGCCTCAAGGTGATGGCGCGACTCGATATCGCCGAGCGGCGCCTGCCTCAGGATGGCCGGATCAAGTTGAGGCTGTCACGCCACAGATCTATGGACATGCGGGTCAACACCCTGCCCACCATGTGGGGTGAAAAGATTGTGATCCGCCTGCTGGACTCCTCGGCGACTCGCCTCAACATAGAGCAACTCGGTTTCGACGACCGGCAGAAGGCCCAATACCTGAAGGCCCTCTCCAAGCCTCAGGGCATGATCCTGGTCACCGGCCCCACCGGCTCCGGCAAGACGGTCTCACTCTATACCGGCCTCAACATTCTCAATACCAACGAGGTCAATATCTCTACCGCCGAGGATCCGGTGGAGATCAACCTGCCCGGCGTTAACCAGGTGCAGATCAACCCCAAGGCCGGACTCACCTTCGCCAGTGCCCTGCGCTCCTTCCTGCGCCAGGATCCGGATATCGTCATGGTGGGGGAGATCCGGGATCTGGAGACCGCCGAGATCGCCATCAAGGCGGCCCAGACCGGTCATCTGGTGCTCTCGACCCTGCACACCAATTCGGCGGCCGAGACCCTCACACGGATGATGAACATGGGGGTCCCCGCCTTCAACATCGCCTCCTCGGTGACTCTCATCATGGCCCAGCGCCTCGCCCGCAAGCTGTGCGATCACTGCAAGACACCGGAGGTGGTGCCGGACGCCGAGCTGCTGGAACTGGGCTTTACCCCCCAGCAGCTGGCCGCCGGATTGCGGCTGTTCAAGCCGGTCGGTTGCAAGGAGTGCTCGGGAGGATACCGAGGCCGCGTCGGCATCTATGAGATCATGCTCATGTCCGACAACATCGCGAAATTGATCATGCAGGGGGCCAACTCCCTGCAAATAGCCGCCATTGCCCAGAAGGAGGGCATGCGTAATCTGCGTATCTCGGGTCTCGAGAAGGCACGGTTGGGGGTCACCAGCCTGGCCGAGATCAACCGGATCACCACCAACTGAGCCTAGCGTTTCCAACCCGTTCACCCGGGTGATGCCAACGCGGTGTCCCAGGGGATATTCTTCAAGCCAAGGCGGCCCGGACAGGGAGCAATATCATCCGGCCACCGTCGCCCAATTGCAGGATGCAGTGATGGCAACATTAGCTCAAAAACAGAATGCCCCGAAGAAGGTCTTCTCCTTCCGCTGGCACGGGGTCAATCGCAAGGGGCAGAAAGTCTCCGGCGAGTTGCAGGCCGACAGCATCAACACCGTCAAGAACGAGCTGCGCAAGCAGGGCGTCAACGTCACCAAGGTCAGCAAGCGGAGCCAGGGGCTGTTTTCCAAGGGTGGCGCCAAGATAAAGCCGATGGACATCGCCGTCATCTCCCGCCAGATCACCACCATGCTCTCCGCCGGTGTGCCGCTGGTACAGAGTCTACAGATCATCGCGCGCGGCCACGAAAAGGCGGCGGTACGCGACCTGATAGGCCAGATAGCCGCCGATGTGGAAACTGGCACCCCCATGTCGGAGGCGCTGCGCCGCCACCCCCGCCACTTCGATACACTCTACTGCGACCTGGTCGAAGCGGGGGAGCAATCCGGCGCGCTGGAGACCATCTACGACAGGATCGCCATCTACCGCGAGAAGAGCGAGGCGCTCAAGTCCAAGATCAAGAAGGCGATGTTCTACCCAGCCATGGTCATCCTGGTGGCCATCATAGTGACCTCCATCCTGCTGCTGTTCGTCATTCCCCAGTTCGAGGAGATCTTCAAGAGCTTCGGTGCCGAACTGCCCATCTTCACCCAGTTCGTCATCGGCATCTCCCGCTTCATGCAACACTGGTGGTATGCGATCTTTGGCGGCATCGCCCTCGCCATCTTCCTCTACGTGCGCGCCTGGCGCAGCTCCCAGAAGGTGCGGGACAACACGGACAGGTTCATCCTCACCATCCCCATAGTGGGCTCGATCCTGCACAAGGCAGCCATGGCCCGCTTCGCCCGCACCCTCTCCACCACCTTCTCCGCCGGTATCCCGCTGGTTGACGCCCTGGTCTCGGCCGCCGGCGCCTCCGGCAACTATGTCTATCGCACCGCCATCATGGCCATCCGCAACGAGGTCGTGGCCGGCATGCAGATCAACGTCGCCATGCGTACCGTGGACCTGTTCCCCGACATGGTGATCCAGATGGTGATGATCGGGGAGGAGTCCGGCGCCATCGATGACATGCTCTCCAAGGTGGCGGCCATCTTCGAGCAGGAAGTGGACGACATGGTCGATGGCCTTACTAGCTTGCTCGAGCCCTTCATCATGGTGGTGCTGGGGGTACTGGTCGGTGGCATGGTCGTCGCCATGTACCTGCCCATCTTCAAGCTGGGCTCTGTGAT encodes the following:
- the pdhR gene encoding pyruvate dehydrogenase complex transcriptional repressor PdhR encodes the protein MPYIKITQPKLADAIVAELESMILEGSLQPGQKLPPERELAIQFQVSRPSLREAIQRLEARGLLYRRQGGGTYVQNALSKGIADPLFELLSTHPEAQYDLLEFRHALEGICAYYAALRGTEADFERIRQAQSAIEEAGQQGSLVVESAAVTQFYLAVAEASHNVVLLHLLRAMGPMLEQNILRNNEILNRRPGVVAKIRRHRASLIEAILSGAPERARAACHEHLAFIEDTLLDMQREDSRIQRSMRRIRQQEN
- the lpdA gene encoding dihydrolipoyl dehydrogenase; amino-acid sequence: MSKEIKTQVVVLGAGPAGYSAAFRAADLGLDTVIVERYSTLGGVCLNVGCIPSKALLHVAKVIEEAKALADHGIVFGAPQTDITKVRLWKEKVINQLTGGLAGMAKMRKVQVVNGFGKFTGPNTLEVTGDDGKTTVTFDNAIIAAGSRPVKLPFIPHDDPRVWDSTDALELTTVPGKLLVIGGGIIGLEMGTVYSSLGSEIDVVEFADQLVPAADKDIVKIYTKRVAKKFNIMLETKVTAVEARADGLYVSYEGKHAPAEPVRYDNVLVAVGRVPNGKLMDAEKAGVAVNERGFIEVDKQLRTNVAHIHAIGDIVGQPMLAHKGVHEGHVAAEVIAGKKHYFDPKVIPSIAYTEPEMAWVGLTEKEAKQQGLNFEVATFPWAASGRAIASDCSDGMTKLIFDKDSHRVIGGAIVGTNGGELLGEIGLAIEMGADAEDLALTIHAHPTLHESVGLAAEVYEGSITDLPNAKAKKKK
- the aceE gene encoding pyruvate dehydrogenase (acetyl-transferring), homodimeric type, coding for MSDILKNDVDPIETLEWLASLESLLREEGPQRAQFILEQLAEKARISGVDVAEKANRDYINTIPASDEPAYPGDLEMERRIRAIIRWNAMMIVLRASKKDLDLGGHMSSFASSATIYEVCYNHFFRARSEKDGGDLVYFQGHISPGIYARAFAEGRLTEDQLDNFRQEVDGKGIPSYPHPKLMPEFWQFPTVSMGLGPIAAIYQARFLKYLTDRGIKDCSEQTVYAFLGDGEMDEPEAKGALTVAVREKLDNLVFVVNCNLQRLDGPVVGNGKVINELEGLFAGAGWDVTKVIWGRKWDELLKKDTSGKLIQLMNETVDGDYQTMKSRDGAYVREHFFNRYPETAALVKDMTDEEIFALNRGGHDPRKLFAAFSKAAATKGKPTVILAKTIKGYGMGEAAEGKNIAHQVKKMDLGSVRHLRDRFSLPVTDEQLEELPYLKIEEGTEEHKYLHARRAALKGYVPTRLRESTTKLEIPALDAFGPLLGEQAREISTTMAFVRSLNVLLKDKSIGKRIVPILADEARTFGMEGLFRQIGIYSPHGQQYTPQDRDIVSYYKEDKQGQVLQDGINELGAMSSWLAAATSYSTNDCPMIPFYIYYSMFGFQRIGDMAWAAGDQQARGFLLGATSGRTTLNGEGLQHEDGHSHILAGTIPNCISYDPSYAYEVAVIVQDGLRRMYGEKPENVFYYITTLNENYAMPAMPEGAEEGIRKGIYKLESVAGNKAKVQLLGCGSILGHVRTAAQILASEYGVGSDVFSVTSFNELARDGQDADRWNMLHPTATARVPYITSVLGSDATIAATDYMKSFAEQVRAFVPTENYRVLGTDGYGRSDSRANLRRHFEVNEFYVVVAALTELAKRGEIDKQVVADAIAKYGIDADKVNPLYA
- the aceF gene encoding pyruvate dehydrogenase complex dihydrolipoyllysine-residue acetyltransferase, whose translation is MSKQIMVPDIGADEVEVTEIMVAVGDKVELDQSIIAVEGDKASMEVPAPAAGIVKEILIKVGDKVATGSQIMIFEAEGAAAAAPVAAAAPAAPVAAARKDVHVPDIGDDEVDVTEIMVAVGDMVEADQSIIAVEGDKASMEVPAPFAGRVVEIKVAAGAKVSTGSLVMVFEVAGAAPAAVAAPAQAAAPVAAAPVAAAAKEVNVPDIGGDEVEVTEIMVAVGDKVEADQSLIAVEGDKASMEVPAPFAGIVKEIKVKAGDKVSTGSLIMVFEVAGAAPAAAPVAQAAAPVAAAPAAPVAQAAAPAAASSDFVANDAYVHASPAVRRLAREFGVNLAKVKASGRKGRIVKEDVQAYVKDAVKRAESAPAAGTGNGNGMNVLPWPKVDFSKFGPVEELELTRIQKISGPALHRNWAMIPHVTQFDEADTTDLEAFRKEQNMLAEKQKLDVKITPLVFILKAAAKALEAHPRFCSALSEDGSKLIMKKYIHIGVAVDTPGGLVVPVVRDVNKKGIYELSRDLAEISKKARAGKLTAADMQGGCFTISSLGGIGGTSFTPIVNAPEVAILGVSKSEMKPKWNGKEFVPRLMLPLALSYDHRVIDGADGARFVTTLSGVLSDIRRLVL
- the ampD gene encoding 1,6-anhydro-N-acetylmuramyl-L-alanine amidase AmpD, translated to MTQPIAVFSIDAEGWCEQARRVPSPHHNERASPDDISLLVVHGISLPPGQFGGPWIDDLFLGRLDPAAHPYFAEIHQLRVSAHCLIRRDGELVQYVPFGARAWHAGVSSWEGREACNDFSIGIELEGTDELPYEEAQYLTLAGLTRAISGQYTAITPERIVGHCDIAPGRKADPGDSFEWAHYRHLLNFK
- a CDS encoding retropepsin-like aspartic protease family protein, with amino-acid sequence MHPMARRLWLLAWLSLLGLLTLYFYSGAQPTVTASGDLLLKADASGHYRLEGAINGQPVQLLLDTGATRVTVPSQVANRLGLIATGRSRVNTAAGEIQVHTSQIESLAMGPLTLYDLSVFINPAADGEEILVGMNALGRLELRQKDRQLLLRPLQE